A part of Arthrobacter dokdonellae genomic DNA contains:
- a CDS encoding multidrug effflux MFS transporter, translating into MSSPTHPGDSLSHRQKLIYVLVLGLLTALGPFTIDLYLPAFPVIGHELNVSAAAVQLTLTATTVGFAAGQLLVGPFSDKFGRRMPLILATTLHVAASVGAALSTDITMLGVFRVLQGIGAAGGGVVAMAMIRDLFGGYRLVRMFSYMALVNGMAPIFAPVIGSQLLGIMDWPGIFWFLAGYGALVVVAAFVFIVETLPLERRTSDGVRVADRYKAVFSDRIFVGTLFVGGLNFAALFTYLSASTFLFQTTYGFSPQEYGFLFAVNSLGVVAGVQTAARIMRHTGPQWVIAGATVAQVAAAAAMVVSDQLHLGLWGVIVPLWFFIAATGFMFPSVQVLGLARNGRQAGTAASLLGAATFGFAGMITPVVGLIGVKTATPMAVIMGGAILLAMAALWLIVRPRTVPGL; encoded by the coding sequence TTGTCTTCCCCGACCCACCCCGGCGACAGCCTGTCCCACCGGCAAAAACTCATCTACGTCCTGGTGCTCGGCCTGCTCACCGCGCTTGGCCCGTTCACGATTGACCTTTATCTGCCGGCCTTCCCCGTCATCGGCCACGAGCTGAACGTCAGCGCCGCGGCGGTGCAGCTGACCCTCACGGCCACCACCGTCGGTTTTGCCGCGGGACAGCTGCTGGTGGGCCCTTTCAGCGACAAGTTCGGGCGGCGGATGCCGCTGATCCTTGCCACGACCCTCCACGTGGCGGCCTCGGTGGGCGCGGCCCTGTCCACCGACATCACGATGTTGGGCGTGTTCCGGGTCCTGCAGGGCATCGGCGCCGCCGGTGGCGGCGTGGTTGCCATGGCCATGATCCGCGACCTCTTCGGCGGCTACCGCCTGGTCCGCATGTTTTCCTACATGGCCCTGGTTAACGGCATGGCTCCCATTTTTGCCCCCGTGATCGGCTCCCAGCTGCTGGGTATCATGGACTGGCCCGGCATCTTCTGGTTCCTGGCCGGTTACGGGGCCCTGGTGGTGGTGGCCGCGTTTGTGTTCATCGTTGAGACGCTGCCCCTGGAACGTCGCACGTCCGACGGCGTGCGGGTCGCCGACCGCTACAAGGCCGTGTTCAGCGACCGGATCTTTGTTGGCACCCTGTTCGTGGGCGGCCTGAACTTTGCCGCCCTCTTCACCTATCTTTCGGCGTCGACGTTCCTGTTCCAGACAACGTACGGCTTCAGCCCGCAGGAGTACGGCTTCCTCTTTGCCGTCAATTCCCTGGGCGTCGTGGCGGGCGTGCAGACGGCCGCCCGCATCATGCGTCACACGGGTCCGCAGTGGGTCATTGCCGGAGCCACCGTGGCCCAGGTTGCCGCGGCCGCCGCCATGGTGGTGTCCGACCAACTGCACCTTGGATTGTGGGGCGTGATCGTTCCACTGTGGTTCTTCATCGCGGCCACCGGCTTCATGTTCCCGTCCGTGCAGGTGCTGGGCCTGGCACGCAACGGCCGCCAGGCAGGCACGGCGGCCTCGCTGTTGGGGGCGGCCACGTTCGGCTTTGCCGGCATGATCACGCCCGTGGTGGGCCTGATTGGCGTGAAGACCGCCACCCCGATGGCCGTCATCATGGGCGGTGCGATCCTGTTGGCCATGGCCGCCCTCTGGCTCATTGTCCGGCCGCGCACGGTCCCGGGCCTCTAA
- a CDS encoding phage holin family protein: MAVAHQIVHSGSEVRSGPDGPTLVEAIKTTARLVPRQVTDEIELAKLELRDKKAKVGGLAAFSVIALVFLALLVIALVVAAIAGLATILPLWLSALVISAALLVVIAMAGFVAYRKFKALLPLMPEDAWRGIRHDLGIAREGRDFDASTLEPMSKAEKKLKKEGAEIAKEKAKAEQAAKAAEQGPKASQPELVKRTAVRRDHLLSLREEMLEQADVKKVTTHFVDLAKDKASESARSAASGALSQAMETAKTRWKPLTVFAVSAAACTVFLRKLFKK; this comes from the coding sequence ATGGCAGTGGCGCATCAAATAGTGCACAGCGGCTCGGAAGTACGCTCGGGACCGGACGGCCCCACCCTGGTGGAAGCGATCAAGACCACCGCCCGGCTCGTGCCACGCCAGGTCACCGACGAGATTGAGCTGGCCAAGCTTGAACTACGCGACAAGAAAGCCAAGGTGGGCGGTCTCGCCGCCTTCAGCGTCATCGCCCTCGTCTTTCTGGCACTCCTGGTGATCGCACTGGTGGTTGCGGCCATTGCCGGGCTCGCGACCATCCTGCCTCTCTGGCTCTCAGCGTTGGTCATCAGTGCCGCCCTGCTTGTGGTGATTGCCATGGCCGGGTTCGTGGCGTACCGCAAATTCAAGGCGCTGCTGCCGTTGATGCCCGAAGACGCGTGGCGCGGGATCCGGCACGACCTGGGCATTGCCAGGGAAGGCCGCGACTTTGACGCCTCGACGCTTGAGCCGATGAGCAAGGCCGAAAAGAAGCTCAAAAAAGAGGGTGCGGAGATCGCCAAGGAGAAGGCCAAGGCGGAACAGGCAGCCAAGGCTGCCGAGCAAGGCCCCAAGGCGAGCCAGCCGGAGCTGGTCAAACGCACCGCGGTACGCCGCGACCACCTGCTTTCCCTCCGGGAGGAGATGCTGGAGCAGGCGGACGTGAAGAAGGTGACCACCCACTTTGTGGACCTGGCCAAGGACAAGGCCAGCGAGTCCGCGCGGTCGGCTGCCAGCGGTGCGTTGTCTCAGGCAATGGAAACCGCCAAAACGCGATGGAAACCACTCACGGTGTTCGCCGTGTCGGCTGCCGCTTGCACTGTGTTCCTGCGAAAGTTGTTCAAGAAGTAA
- a CDS encoding CDP-alcohol phosphatidyltransferase family protein, with translation MTNMPAGPSTPTGNPGAIITVPNIITVVRFLGTPLFVWLVLGPREYGWGVFVLAMMGCTDWIDGYVARKLNQTSQLGRIMDPLADRVALVAVTITLVLAGILPLWLLLLLLIPDVVLLAATLYFFRGDAGLKVTLLGKARTAALMVGTPMLLLAKALDSDFTAVLAWVFLGAAMVMHVIAFGQYFRSLLAKRREREVSPPSPRTGRP, from the coding sequence ATGACGAACATGCCGGCCGGACCGAGCACGCCCACGGGCAACCCGGGCGCCATCATCACCGTCCCCAACATCATCACCGTGGTCAGGTTTTTGGGGACCCCGCTGTTTGTCTGGCTGGTATTGGGCCCGCGCGAGTACGGCTGGGGCGTTTTCGTCCTGGCGATGATGGGCTGCACCGACTGGATTGACGGCTATGTGGCCCGCAAGCTCAACCAGACCTCCCAGCTCGGCCGGATCATGGACCCGCTGGCCGACCGGGTGGCCCTGGTGGCGGTGACCATCACCCTGGTCCTTGCCGGGATCCTGCCGCTCTGGCTCCTGCTGCTCCTGCTCATTCCCGACGTCGTCCTTCTGGCCGCCACACTGTATTTCTTCCGCGGGGATGCGGGCCTGAAGGTGACGCTGCTGGGCAAGGCGCGCACGGCCGCCTTGATGGTCGGCACGCCGATGCTGCTCCTCGCCAAGGCCCTCGACTCGGACTTCACCGCCGTCCTCGCCTGGGTCTTTCTGGGCGCGGCCATGGTCATGCATGTGATCGCCTTCGGACAGTATTTTCGTTCGCTCCTTGCCAAACGCCGGGAGCGCGAGGTTTCCCCGCCGTCCCCGCGGACCGGTCGCCCATGA
- a CDS encoding DMT family transporter has translation MMWLAVACAVVAAFFLAFGAQRQGTAVQNNTGGLALGSSGFLRLLRNPRWVFGLLLLGAGMALNVVALTLGTLTVIQPIGAIALVITTIVNSRDQGIRLNRATVVAITACVTGSALFVLMAVNVVSENTHVRTSEELTVVMLLAIVIVIFGGSLVLFKHRLRAFFFILGAGVLFGFVAVLTRIISRQVFDPNGLFLLNVQWYSIIAIAAAGGLGSWFVQSAYASGPPDLVIAGLTVIDPMIGIAIGITILGELRPDVPPVVAISMAGAALLAIVGVVALSRHHPDVVKRRADAKR, from the coding sequence ATGATGTGGCTGGCGGTGGCCTGCGCCGTGGTCGCGGCTTTCTTCCTGGCCTTCGGCGCACAGCGCCAAGGCACTGCTGTGCAAAATAACACCGGCGGCCTGGCGCTGGGCAGCTCCGGCTTCCTGCGCCTGCTCCGCAACCCGCGCTGGGTCTTCGGCCTGCTCCTGCTCGGCGCCGGCATGGCCTTGAACGTGGTGGCACTGACGCTGGGGACGCTGACGGTCATCCAGCCCATTGGCGCCATCGCCCTGGTGATCACCACCATCGTCAACTCCCGCGACCAGGGCATCCGGCTCAACCGCGCCACGGTGGTCGCCATCACCGCGTGCGTCACCGGCAGCGCCCTGTTTGTCCTCATGGCCGTCAACGTGGTCAGTGAGAACACCCACGTGCGGACGTCCGAGGAACTGACAGTGGTGATGCTGCTCGCCATTGTCATTGTGATATTTGGAGGCTCACTGGTGCTGTTCAAGCACCGGCTGAGGGCGTTCTTTTTCATTCTCGGCGCAGGCGTCCTCTTTGGTTTCGTCGCCGTGCTGACCCGCATCATCTCGCGGCAGGTTTTTGACCCCAACGGCCTGTTCCTGCTCAATGTGCAGTGGTACTCGATCATCGCCATTGCCGCGGCCGGCGGCCTGGGCAGCTGGTTTGTGCAGAGCGCCTATGCGAGCGGGCCGCCGGACCTCGTCATCGCCGGGCTGACCGTAATTGACCCGATGATCGGCATTGCCATCGGCATCACCATCCTGGGCGAGCTGCGTCCCGACGTGCCGCCCGTGGTTGCCATATCCATGGCCGGAGCCGCTTTGCTTGCTATCGTTGGGGTGGTCGCCTTGTCGCGGCATCATCCGGATGTGGTCAAGCGCCGGGCGGATGCCAAGAGGTAG
- a CDS encoding glycosyltransferase: protein MHRPLTILIAADTYPPHINGAAQFCFRLASGMTARGHDVHVMTFRPDGGPMYTEKRPEATVHRLRSRPVPTHEYFRVCLPWEIKKDITALFDVIKPDVVHVQSHYMIGEHVLYEAKRRGIRIVATNHFMPENLNPFLPFPQWFKNIVGRVSWRDMGKVMSQADVVTTPTPLAAKAMHQHAFLRKVLPLSNGIEAGNYELAPGEPLERNPYPTVAFVGRLAEEKHIDVLIDAVAKTPADLDLHLVVVGGGEVKAALKAQAERLGLSSRVAFTGLISDAELRQIYLLADLFVMPGTAELQSLVTLEAMSASTPVVLADAMALPHLVENGVNGYLFRPNDSDDLAEKITTIMRLSPEDREAMGAASHDMVARHGLAKTLDTFEDIYRGGSYEDHAI, encoded by the coding sequence ATGCACAGGCCGCTGACCATCTTGATTGCCGCCGACACGTACCCGCCGCACATCAACGGCGCCGCGCAGTTCTGCTTCAGGCTGGCCTCCGGCATGACGGCACGCGGCCATGACGTCCACGTCATGACCTTCCGTCCGGACGGCGGCCCGATGTACACCGAAAAGCGCCCGGAAGCCACCGTGCACCGCCTGCGCTCCCGTCCCGTCCCCACTCATGAGTACTTCCGGGTCTGCCTGCCGTGGGAGATCAAGAAGGACATCACGGCGCTGTTCGATGTCATCAAGCCTGACGTGGTGCACGTGCAAAGCCATTACATGATCGGCGAGCATGTGTTGTACGAGGCCAAGCGCCGCGGGATCCGCATTGTGGCCACCAACCACTTCATGCCGGAAAACCTCAACCCCTTCCTGCCGTTCCCGCAATGGTTCAAGAACATTGTGGGCCGGGTGTCCTGGCGTGACATGGGCAAGGTCATGAGCCAGGCCGACGTCGTCACCACGCCCACGCCGCTTGCCGCCAAGGCCATGCACCAACACGCGTTCCTGCGAAAAGTGCTGCCCCTCTCGAACGGGATCGAGGCCGGCAACTATGAGCTGGCGCCCGGGGAACCCCTGGAGCGCAACCCATACCCGACTGTGGCCTTTGTGGGCCGGCTGGCGGAGGAAAAGCACATCGACGTGCTCATTGACGCGGTTGCCAAAACCCCGGCGGACCTCGACCTGCACCTGGTGGTGGTTGGCGGCGGCGAGGTCAAGGCGGCGTTGAAGGCCCAGGCGGAAAGGCTGGGGCTGTCCTCCCGTGTCGCGTTTACCGGGCTGATCAGCGACGCGGAACTGCGTCAAATCTACCTGTTGGCGGACCTGTTCGTCATGCCGGGAACGGCCGAACTGCAGTCGCTCGTGACCCTTGAGGCCATGAGCGCCTCCACGCCCGTGGTGCTGGCCGACGCCATGGCGCTGCCGCACCTCGTGGAGAACGGCGTCAACGGCTATCTTTTCCGGCCCAACGACAGCGACGACCTGGCGGAGAAGATCACCACGATCATGCGACTCTCGCCGGAGGACCGCGAAGCCATGGGCGCCGCGAGCCACGACATGGTGGCCCGCCACGGCCTGGCGAAGACGCTGGACACCTTCGAGGACATCTACCGTGGCGGCAGCTACGAGGATCACGCAATTTAG